The Mercurialis annua linkage group LG8, ddMerAnnu1.2, whole genome shotgun sequence genome window below encodes:
- the LOC126661567 gene encoding S-protein homolog 5-like, which produces MNALISTKQYYCILLLCLLKLAVASHRDDKTHVYITNDVGKGVDLTVHCKSKNNDLGAHLLHDQQMFEFSFIPSLWGNTLFYCKFTWSGQLKWFDIYVEHKSRDDCEDCYWKIKPNGPCMQKNPEACFPWNK; this is translated from the coding sequence atgaaTGCACTCATTAGCACCAAACAATACTATTGTATCTTGCTTCTCTGTTTGTTAAAATTAGCCGTTGCATCTCATCGCGATGATAAAACTCATGTTTACATTACCAACGACGTCGGAAAAGGCGTAGATCTTACGGTGCACTGTAAGTCAAAAAACAACGACCTAGGTGCACACCTTCTGCATGATCaacaaatgtttgaattttcaTTTATCCCAAGTCTTTGGGGTAATACATTATTTTATTGCAAATTTACATGGAGTGGCCAGTTGAAGTGGTTTGATATTTACGTAGAACATAAATCTAGAGATGACTGCGAAGATTGTTATTGGAAGATTAAACCTAATGGTCCTTGCATGCAGAAGAATCCAGAGGCATGTTTTCCGTGGAACAAGTAA